The Procambarus clarkii isolate CNS0578487 chromosome 39, FALCON_Pclarkii_2.0, whole genome shotgun sequence genome window below encodes:
- the LOC138372573 gene encoding uncharacterized protein, producing the protein MKSKIIFNGLTSDAFNIQSRVKQGCILAPTLFEIFFAVMLHHACGSATEGIYLRTRSDGKLFNLARLRAKTKVQPRGLRDFLFADDAAVTAHSAEDLQRLRTHFNEACQVFGLTISLKKTQVMGQGVDFPLDISISDYKLEVVHDFVYLGSTISDSLSFDMELNKSIGKASTTTSRLTKRVWPTIS; encoded by the coding sequence atgaagaGCAAAATAATCTTTAACGGCTTAACATCAGATGCCTTCAACATCCAAAgcagagtaaagcagggctgcatcCTGGCTCCAACCCTGTTCGAGATTTTCTTCGCAGTCATGCTGCACCACGCCTGCGGATCTGCCACAGAAGGCatctacctccggaccaggtctgaCGGAAAGCTCTTCAACCTCGCCAGGctaagagccaagacaaaggttcagcCAAggggtctgcgcgacttcctttttgctgacgacgcagcagtcactgcccactcagccgaagacctccaacggctcaggaCCCACTTCAACGAGGCCTGTCAggttttcggactcaccatcagcttGAAGAAAACACAGGTCATGGGCCAAGGAGTGGACTTCCCACTCGATATCAGCATCTCCGAttacaaactggaagtcgttcacgactttgtgtacctgggctccacaatctctgactccctctctttcGACATGGAGCTAAACAAAAGCATAGGTAAGGCATCTACAACcacgtccagactgacaaagagagtgtggccaACAATtagctga